Genomic DNA from Parasteatoda tepidariorum isolate YZ-2023 chromosome 3, CAS_Ptep_4.0, whole genome shotgun sequence:
CAGtgtatatcaaactttttaaaagtctaaAGATCAAAGAATGTCTTTCGTCTATACCTAAGATATTCCTAAACACTAATTCCTAAGATATTTCCAAACACTGCTTAATCTTATATTAAAAACCCAATTATATGAAAatggcaaatttttattaaacttttaagaaaaaaattatcagaataaatCATTTCCAGCAATTTCTATTCCATATGATGCAATGCGAGAGAGACTAAATAATGCAACCATTTCTCGATATTACagattcttattaaaattgaacCATCTAATCCAAATTGTAAAgaattattgctattttttatcttatataactattattattattgtcgttattattattcatactGTCAGGGATTACATCTATGAGATTTTAgcttgaagtaaattttagtaaaattttctaagatttcttaattaagttgatctataaaaatagaattttctaatTAGTTTCCCCTCATACAACTATTCTTATTATTgccgttattattatttacactgTCAGTGATTATATCTATGAGTTTTTAATTCATAGAAATTGTCGTaaaattttctatgattttctaattaaattgatctatataaatataaatattaataaattttttattcaatttcaaatgcTTTCTAAGAATAAATTGGATAATCAATGAACACACTATTGCCAACAACTTGAGAATGAGCAGACGAGATTCTTCAGAGCCAGAACTGgagatttacaaaaaaatatttttttacatgctgAGTAAaaacctcattttttttttaaacaggcaGAAGATTAAAGTTTTCCCTCAACCCACCATAATTTCTAGATTTGTCTCTAATAGGTTGCTACTTATTTCAGCaatcaaattctatttttagaaaaatctttatcatacaagaaattaataaatacagctTTTTTGTCGTAAATCGAAAGTTTTCCGCAAAACTGCATtgtaaaattcttgtaaaagtGTATCTAGGTAGATGGgatgcattttaatgaaatatgttaaactaatttaaggttttgttattttcaaaatacttcttgttttaaaagacaCTCAATATAGAACAACCTAATATTTCCGAGCTCTTCGAAATATAAATACCGAACTTTATAATTGAAGaggattttacaaaaaaagttgtttaacaAATAATCAAACTCAATtgggaaaataatgataataaaaagttgtaaatacCGTAAATGAAGTGCAAACGCTTCAGATATATTAACTAATATATGACCATTTTAACTctagaaataattaagataatagTGTACGATTACAATGTACCATACAATTGCATATATTACCAAAACGCGAGTCTTAGAAACTTACTATAATTgacaaaaattgattaaataactcaagaaaatgttgaaaatttccaaacaaaccctaaaaaatcacttagaaatcaagcaaaatatgaagaaatatgaCATGTAAATAcatgaacaaataaattaaattaaattaaacaatgcatgagaaattcatgtaaaatacctcaaaaaaatgaataaaattaagtaaaaaatctaAGTACACATGTACAAGTGAAATaagttatcttttttatatgcttttacACGTCAATATGAAAAGCTTCTCAGATAATTCATGTTCTAGAACTACTAAACTcgttaatcaaaaaaatttttcggaaAATCAATTTGTAGTTGTTctctattagtttttattaagttttattaattaatttaataattttcattaaaaaactagattttaaagttttacatagtttctttaaagtaaacatttacatttaaagttaatgttttcgttatatttattttctataattcatatttattatagcATATTGTTTTAcgtttattacatatttacaaatattacacatacatttattattttatttactattcatATTTATGGTTGTTCTAATTGTACCATATTTctgtaattcaattttaagataTGAACGAAATTGGTTGGATATAtctcaaaaagtaataattaaaaaatagtaatgaaattataatttgtaaattgttattccatgttatttgtttataatttttactaagaaaacgcatatttttactaatttctcatgcattttattaaaattattactttgttttcaattttatttagttttgctcacaaaataaaaacatttctctcatatttaacattttttttctttttctttcgtatttcaaaatatattaaaatagtcTATAGAAAtctaactttattaaaaattaaattggccCTCTAAGGTGATTTGATAGATAagttctttatataaaaatgaataaattttactctCGGAAAAAAATTCGGACCAAAATTATCCTCTGTTAGGCGATGACATTTCAAGTAAAAagaccataattctggtaataaaatcaaaatacgaTTAttgttttggtaatttttcgttccatatggtaacggtttatcggAAACTATGGTTCTTGAAATCATAGTTTATTTTCTCTGGAAGTCTggaaatttagcaaaaaatacaaaacttaaaagtaattttaaccgagtaaatggtttttatgccatgtcctaaggtatcatgataaaattatcaaatttagccacatttaccaaattttattacatattttaaaactatattttattgtcaattttagcaaaatcattaccaaaacgcttatgtaaaaattactgagcgtTTTTTAtgctcccatagagccagaaatacggtaaattttaatatattctagtagttttgaccatacgtTTTTTCGCAGTGTAATgaagcaaaacttaaaaaataaaattcttatttacatccaattcaataaaattcaaaaatggattcgtattatttcataaaggatttcttgaagaaattctatgataaaattacagtaattccTTTTTGATTAATTCAAAGAATGACTTCATGAATAGCAAAAACGGTATTTCAGTGACTATGTATtcggaatatttttaatcttactatttttctgttttcaactTCTTAATAAATTGGTCAATACATTCAATTACATTCGGtcagaacaatttaaaaatttcattctttaagtCGAACAACTAATGCAAGTAGAAGAAACGACaacaaaattcctttttaaccCTTTATAATGACTTAAAAAGTACACTTTGCACcagcttcattaatttttaaaagttggtgGGAAGCTATTTTACCACCTTTGATTTGTTCGACCAATTGCtggtaactaaataaaatacgGGAAAAGGGGGACTCAACATAATTGTGGGTCACAAGGATTGTTTGAATGGGGTCGAGAAGACAGGCCAACACTGGAGAGTTATTTCTTTTGTGTGTTACGTGTTcgtttttttaactattcctcaattagtttatttgcaattataaacACAGAATTTGCAAACTCGTTTGCTTATAAGAAAATTCGTGGCTTCTTATGGTAGGTAAGAATTTGAAATCCCCACCCACCTTTCTACCAGgaaaattgtcttaaaaatcaaattaattttaggtataaggctaaatgaatttcttttaaaatctatctcacttccaaaaatattttaacctaacatttataggaaaaaaatggcCGCacaaagattgaaaaaaaagtagtaaataagGAATACActttattaaattgcaaaaaaatatcgtttgattGCTTTTAGAGCTTCCACAAATTATTACTCAAACATTCTAAACCAAAAAATTATGGCCTTTATTACttgatcaaaaatttcatttgcttcaaaaatacagaaaatggaACTAACAGTCGAAATATTTTGAGCACTTAAAAAcgggcacccattttcaagagtTGCCAAGGGTGACTGAGACGAGGAGAAAGGAGAgctcgaaacatgtcgactgttatttccaattggcatatttttgaagcatatgtagtttttaatcaaataaatttctatttgcttttaaagcataaattgtgggaacagaaaagaaatttttttgttgcataaggaaatttttttcgttgCACATATGTTTTATACGTGTAAGAAATTTTCTGAACTGAAGAAACTTCTGAGCAAGCAAGTTATCACCGAATGAAAATGTTTACTAACAATTGcgaatataaaaagtataaagaaagtcagttttatttttttgtttgtaataatcCAGAGtgtcttataaattttgattttcttaagcAGTTTTAAGGTACATatcatttcgattttttttttcatttttcgtccTTTTGACATGTATGGGTGCAAGATTATTTTTTCGCATTACATTTgataaagaatgtttttgtgtgctatatttgatttataaaaatttgaaaatatttatatactttaacaatgttattaataaactttatcaTTATGTTCTTTAATAGCATTGTGCctcaaaatgaaagaattagCCTTTTGCTTGGACTTAAAGCTAGTGGTTTTGTTTATGATGGCTTTTGAAGCTATACATGCATGCTGTCATTACTATCCTGTATATTATCCAGTGCATGTTGGAGGGTAAGTGTAATCTacagcaaattttatattttaaaataattgttttttgaataaattttcactttactAATTGGCAAAATAAGTTAATCCCTCTACAATGtgttaaataagcatttaaaaacctttagttaagaagctttaaaaaaatttatattttataaaaacattttcttgatttagtgggaaaaaacatatacatatacatatgaaaaataatcatcacCACCATCATCATCACGGTCACGAACACGgacatcatcatcatcatggACACCACCACGGACATCACCACCAACATGGACATCATCACGGGCATCATCACCATCACGGTCACCACCACGGACATCATCATAATCACGGGCATCATCACCATCATGGACATCACCATGGACATCATCATGGGCATCATCATGGTCATCACCATCATCACGGGCATCATCATGGTCATCATCACCATCACGGACACCACCATGGGCATCATCATGGACATCACCACGGTCACCACCATGGTCATCATCATCACCATGGTCATCACCACGGTCACCACCACGGTCACCACCATGGGCATCACCACGGACACCATCATGGACACCATCACGGTCATCACCATGGGCACCATCACGGGCATCATCATGGTCATCATCATGGCCATCATCATGATAATCATCATGGTCATCATCATGGACACCATCATGGCCATCATCATGGACATCATCATGGCCATCATCACGGGCATCATCATGGCCATCATCATGGTCATCACCATGGTCAtcataaatagatttatttggACAGGATTATACGTTACCTTAttgatttttatggaaaatatagttattatgacattaataaaaaattatgttattaataaggcttttttgtatttttgtatttgtataatCAATCATAACTTTCTCTTAAAGTTTCTTTGACGTGTTTAAgttcatttagtttttatacttatgcaaattaaaattataatttatgtagatcctgataaataaatgaatccaTTAATTAACCATGTAACCCATCTTAAcatcaagattttaaaatatatactaaagtatatttaccttattttaatttgcatttctcTACTCTTGCTCTAAACTTTTGAGACAGATTAGCATTATCACTATGGGAATTTAGCATTTCGCTGGGAACAAGTTCCGAGATTAATGTCATGAAGCAATGATTTCGAACATTTTGAACTGCTGAATTACTTCATGTAAACTAAACTTATGTTTgaacaagttttgaaatttgtacaTTCTCTTAAGAACATCACATGACGTGAACAAAAGAACAAAACATGAAGAGAATTGTATCTAGAATTAAACgatttccgattttttttttaccatctaATTGGAATTAGTTTTGGATTGCTTATCGTGTGGGCTactgttttcattttcttaggGGAGTAAAAAAAGTAGCAGACATTATGGTAAAAGCTATGTGAAATTTTCATCGTAAAATTTTGCGATTGACGTAAGTTCTTAATATTTCTGTAACACAATATAAAATTGCCCCAAAATTGTTGATTTATTACTTCTACCATTTGTCCTACATATATTTTCCTCTGAAATTTTCTACAGGATTATTATCgggattattattaaatctctcaataaaaaaatatttcctgcaTTTGAATGgcacttttgaaatatttttgtaagcaGTCTATAGCATTTTGTTTGATGTTACTAAATACATATCCTTAAGATCCCTCATGAAAATCTGTCCCGACACCATTCTTGctaatttttgtgtaaattgAATTCGTGTGTTAGAATAAAATCCTATTTTCCCCCCCGGCGGAACCGCTTAAAAATAACGTAAGCACCTCACTGGATGTACAGGttttgtgatttgcttatttttacgGACAAGAGATAAGACGTATGAGATAAGCTTACGTAAGGCATTAAATTCACCTTATTTCAAtatccttattttaaattttaaaaaaagaaacaaaaaacttcgtaaaaaattacattttttcctttttaaatttggggCATGTCAATTCTATATGGATATTGTGTGTCAATGgaagcaaaaaatatgttttgtaaaacaaattacgatttattttaaaagttttgatttcaaatcatttttttaattcttaaatttatttcaactttaaacaaaatgaatatttataaggaTGAAAAGCAACAATAAGCCTTTTAAACTAATAGAAGAGTAAACACGGAAAAgcgttattaatttatatttcttttcaacatttttatagcagaatttttcatttaacagtAGTGAACAAAAATGTCACAGAAACACTTTTTTCACTATAATGGAAATAATATCTCAGATAAAAGATTTggaattgataagaaaattttgtttctcaccaaatgcacaatatgaaaaaattatgaagcgCTAACTTAAATTCACGTAATCCTatcattattcaatatttttattgaaaagaagcAACGAAAAAAAACTCAACCATTGAACTGTAAATCAAGGAAAAGTATTATTCCTTCGGACTACAAATATAATACGGtacagaaataaacaaaatatgacgAAGACACTACGTTATGAATCACAAAGTGTCAACAATTC
This window encodes:
- the LOC122268847 gene encoding zinc transporter ZIP10-like gives rise to the protein MKELAFCLDLKLVVLFMMAFEAIHACCHYYPVYYPVHVGGGKKHIHIHMKNNHHHHHHHGHEHGHHHHHGHHHGHHHQHGHHHGHHHHHGHHHGHHHNHGHHHHHGHHHGHHHGHHHGHHHHHGHHHGHHHHHGHHHGHHHGHHHGHHHGHHHHHGHHHGHHHGHHHGHHHGHHHGHHHGHHHGHHHGHHHGHHHGHHHDNHHGHHHGHHHGHHHGHHHGHHHGHHHGHHHGHHHGHHK